Proteins from a genomic interval of Hornefia porci:
- a CDS encoding bifunctional folylpolyglutamate synthase/dihydrofolate synthase, whose product MKAVDRIHEYLRFGMVLGLERMNALMAKLGDPQKELEVIHVAGTNGKGSVCRYVYEVLRAAGYHTGLYTSPYLEVFNERIEADGEYISDEELEDAADRVIAAADEMVAEGMESPTEFEIVTAVAFVFFREKGCDFVVLEVGLGGRGDSTNIIEKPLCSIITSISLDHTDRLGETIPEIAAEKAGIIKRGCPVIVGAEDPDAKAVFRKRANELDAPLFDAARVPVKVVRETLEGCSFNAEILDREYRGVEIRMPGEHQIRNAVCALFAVTLLAEQGVLPELTMREIKEGMKRARQIGRFEVLSRSPYVILDGAHNPAGAAALKKTVLTHFRGKRILMVTGILADKAVDDVLSEFREITDQFIATEPPNPRKLDAEKLAEKLRRLGAACETAAEPEEAVRLAMSGKDGRDLILFTGSLYLIGALRGDVIRLLREDQE is encoded by the coding sequence ATGAAGGCAGTAGATCGGATTCATGAATACCTGCGTTTCGGCATGGTCCTGGGGCTGGAGCGGATGAATGCGCTGATGGCGAAGCTGGGCGACCCTCAGAAGGAGCTGGAGGTCATCCATGTGGCAGGAACCAACGGAAAAGGCTCAGTCTGTCGCTATGTCTATGAGGTTCTGCGGGCCGCCGGCTACCATACGGGGCTCTACACATCGCCGTATCTGGAAGTGTTTAACGAGCGCATCGAAGCGGACGGGGAATATATTTCCGACGAGGAGCTGGAAGATGCTGCGGACAGAGTAATCGCCGCGGCGGACGAAATGGTTGCAGAGGGAATGGAATCCCCGACGGAATTTGAGATTGTGACCGCTGTCGCCTTTGTGTTCTTCCGGGAAAAGGGCTGCGATTTCGTGGTTCTGGAGGTGGGACTCGGCGGCAGAGGCGATTCCACCAATATCATCGAAAAGCCTTTGTGCTCGATAATTACATCGATTTCTCTGGATCATACTGACAGGCTGGGAGAAACGATTCCGGAGATCGCCGCGGAGAAGGCGGGGATCATCAAACGGGGCTGCCCGGTCATCGTCGGCGCTGAGGATCCGGACGCGAAGGCTGTGTTCCGCAAACGGGCCAATGAACTGGACGCGCCGCTGTTCGATGCGGCGCGGGTGCCGGTAAAAGTCGTAAGGGAGACGCTGGAGGGCTGCTCCTTCAACGCGGAAATCCTGGACCGGGAATACCGGGGAGTTGAGATCCGCATGCCGGGAGAGCATCAGATCCGGAACGCGGTCTGCGCGCTCTTCGCCGTCACATTGCTGGCAGAGCAGGGCGTTCTGCCGGAGTTGACGATGCGGGAAATCAAAGAGGGCATGAAGAGGGCCCGCCAGATCGGGCGGTTCGAGGTTCTGAGCCGGTCGCCCTATGTGATTCTGGACGGCGCCCACAACCCCGCCGGTGCGGCGGCGCTGAAGAAAACGGTGCTCACGCATTTCCGGGGAAAGCGGATCCTGATGGTGACGGGGATTCTGGCCGACAAGGCGGTGGATGATGTTCTGAGCGAGTTCCGGGAAATTACTGATCAGTTTATCGCCACGGAGCCGCCGAATCCCAGAAAGCTTGATGCGGAGAAACTGGCAGAGAAGCTCCGGAGGCTCGGCGCCGCCTGTGAGACGGCGGCAGAGCCGGAGGAGGCCGTCCGGCTGGCGATGTCCGGGAAGGACGGCCGGGACCTGATTCTGTTCACCGGTTCACTGTATCTGATCGGCGCCCTGCGGGGAGATGTGATCCGGCTGCTCCGGGAAGATCAGGAGTGA
- a CDS encoding amidohydrolase, translating into MKRAFVNGKIFTSDASRPEALYAEALLCDGGKVLFAGAEKDLPAGEYPRIDLGGRTVIPGFVDAHMHPVMLADFSRQIACLPPKVNSIQELIQEIARVRSEKSEGDWIKGWGYDEGKFAEHRSPNRYDLDKGSPDLPVFLTRSCEHIRCVNSRALELAGITRDTPDPQSGEIERDEHGEPTGVLKENARDLVLPFMPPETKESTVASLIDLGNLLTSQGIVAVTDMGNLHEGGNYEFYEEAVKRGFRQRVALYYMWDYFMDDPSFDITPELMDRNRQIRIAGLKLIGDGSISGKTAWLSEPYLGTEECGFPVYSDDSMERALDFCKRTGCQLSVHAMGGRAIDRVIDRVYPEKDWTDGKAPCLRVEHLTEPSDRAVARAAERGFGFASQPIFEHCEIETYKNNMDPERLRHIYPHRTMLDRGVKLCLSTDAPATSWAVPSDPFSNLKSAVTRYACDGTDIGQDERLDIETAMILYTKESAEVSGFAGLGMLKPGYAADFAVLSDDLFTVDPMKIDEVCVEETYIGGERIYCRKDLCSGNQCR; encoded by the coding sequence GTGAAAAGGGCATTTGTCAACGGAAAAATCTTCACCTCGGATGCTTCGAGGCCGGAGGCCCTGTACGCAGAGGCGCTTCTCTGTGACGGAGGAAAGGTTTTGTTCGCGGGAGCGGAAAAGGATCTCCCCGCCGGGGAATATCCCCGGATCGACCTGGGCGGCCGGACCGTGATTCCGGGATTTGTGGACGCGCATATGCATCCGGTCATGCTGGCGGATTTCAGCAGGCAGATCGCCTGCCTTCCGCCGAAAGTCAATTCCATTCAGGAGCTGATTCAGGAAATCGCCCGGGTACGGTCGGAGAAGTCAGAGGGAGACTGGATCAAGGGCTGGGGATACGATGAGGGCAAATTTGCAGAGCATCGTTCGCCCAACCGTTACGATCTGGATAAGGGGTCGCCGGATCTTCCGGTGTTCCTGACCCGCAGCTGCGAGCATATCCGCTGTGTGAACAGCAGAGCGCTCGAACTCGCGGGAATCACCCGTGACACGCCTGACCCGCAGAGCGGAGAAATCGAACGGGACGAACACGGCGAACCCACCGGCGTGCTGAAGGAAAACGCCCGGGACCTGGTGCTTCCGTTCATGCCGCCGGAGACAAAGGAAAGTACGGTGGCGTCGCTGATCGATCTGGGAAATCTCCTGACCTCTCAGGGAATCGTCGCCGTCACGGACATGGGAAATCTCCACGAGGGCGGTAATTACGAATTCTACGAGGAGGCAGTGAAGCGGGGGTTCCGTCAGAGAGTCGCACTCTATTATATGTGGGACTATTTTATGGACGATCCTTCGTTCGACATTACGCCGGAGCTGATGGACCGGAACCGGCAGATCCGTATCGCCGGTCTGAAATTAATCGGTGACGGGAGCATCAGCGGAAAGACCGCATGGCTTTCGGAGCCTTACCTGGGAACGGAGGAATGCGGCTTCCCGGTCTATTCGGACGATAGCATGGAACGGGCGCTGGACTTCTGTAAAAGGACGGGCTGTCAGCTTTCTGTCCACGCCATGGGCGGCCGGGCCATCGACCGGGTGATCGACAGGGTCTACCCGGAGAAGGACTGGACTGACGGAAAGGCGCCCTGCCTGAGGGTGGAGCATCTGACTGAGCCGTCGGACAGGGCTGTCGCCAGGGCTGCGGAGCGCGGCTTCGGCTTTGCCAGTCAGCCCATCTTCGAGCACTGTGAAATCGAGACCTATAAGAACAATATGGATCCGGAGAGGCTCAGACACATCTATCCGCATCGGACGATGCTGGACCGCGGCGTGAAGCTCTGTCTGTCCACGGACGCGCCCGCAACATCGTGGGCCGTGCCGTCTGACCCGTTTTCCAATCTGAAGTCGGCGGTGACGCGTTACGCCTGCGACGGGACGGATATCGGCCAGGATGAGCGGCTCGACATTGAAACTGCGATGATCCTGTACACAAAGGAATCAGCGGAGGTTTCCGGCTTCGCCGGTCTGGGCATGCTGAAGCCCGGATATGCGGCGGATTTCGCGGTGCTGTCGGACGATCTGTTTACCGTGGATCCGATGAAAATCGATGAGGTCTGCGTGGAAGAGACCTATATCGGCGGGGAGCGGATTTACTGCAGGAAAGACCTCTGCAGCGGTAATCAGTGCAGGTAA
- a CDS encoding valine--tRNA ligase yields the protein MEKNLAKTYDPKDFEDRIYKMWEENGSFRAEVDPDRKPFTIVMPPPNITGQLHMGHALDQTLQDVLIRWKRMQGYSALWLPGSDHASIATEVKVVNKIREEEGLEKEDLGREEFLRRAWAWKEEYGGRITRQCRKLGDSCDWSRERFTMDEGCSKAVRTFFVRLYKKGLIYRGNRLINWCPSCGTSLSDAEVEHEDKNGLYWYFRYPAAEKGGRDMVVATSRPETMFGDVAIAVSPEDERYADMIGQKVILPLVGREIPIIADPYPDPEKGTGAVKITPAHDPNDFEVGQRHDLEIISCINPDATMNENAGKYAGMDRYECRKQWVADLEEAGYLVKTDNMVIPVGECYRCHTVIEPMLSDQWFVKMEELAKPAIEAAESGKLKHVPERFQKTYLRWLREIRDWCISRQLWWGHRIPAWYCDDCGEIIVSETDPDVCPKCGGRHLRQDEDVLDTWFSSALWPFSTLGWPEKTPELDYFYPTNVLVTGYDIIFFWIVRMVFSGCEAMGEPPFEYVYVHGLVRDAQGRKMSKSLGNGIDPLEEIDKYGADALRFMLITGITPGNDMRYQDERIIAARNFANKLWNAARFLIMNIQDEDGEMLPMAKCCSECCGMACADTDNFSCIALRDEDKWMISRINDAVRYVTDTMEKFDLALAGQRVYDLIWNEYCDWYIEIIKKRFWSDDEEDKKTARFVAIYAMKNMLKLLHPFMPFITEEIWSYLPHSEEESRGGNGYLISAAWPTAGEGKHFAAEEAILNTAMEAITAIRNIRGEAGAPPSRKLTAVIVAQGEDLSRIREGERYIRELANLTEIAFAETKDGVPEDAMSAVIAGAQIFIPLEELVDLDAELERLTKEKQRLTKEVERAEKKLSNPGFVAKAPEKVVEEEKTKKARYEEMLEKVSQQLANVEKKAGK from the coding sequence ATGGAAAAAAATCTGGCAAAGACTTATGATCCAAAGGATTTTGAGGACCGCATCTATAAAATGTGGGAGGAGAACGGTTCTTTCCGGGCGGAGGTGGATCCGGACCGGAAGCCGTTTACGATTGTCATGCCGCCCCCGAACATTACGGGGCAGCTGCACATGGGGCATGCTCTGGACCAGACCCTGCAGGACGTGCTGATTCGCTGGAAGAGGATGCAGGGCTACAGTGCGCTCTGGCTTCCGGGATCCGATCACGCCAGCATCGCGACGGAGGTGAAGGTCGTCAACAAAATCCGTGAAGAAGAAGGTCTGGAAAAGGAGGATCTGGGCCGCGAGGAATTCCTGCGCAGAGCCTGGGCCTGGAAAGAGGAGTACGGCGGACGGATCACCCGTCAGTGCCGGAAGCTCGGAGATTCCTGCGACTGGAGCAGAGAGCGCTTTACGATGGATGAGGGCTGCAGCAAAGCTGTCCGGACGTTCTTTGTCAGATTATACAAAAAAGGACTGATATACAGAGGAAACCGGCTGATCAACTGGTGCCCCAGCTGCGGAACATCGCTGTCGGACGCGGAGGTGGAGCACGAGGACAAAAACGGGCTCTACTGGTATTTCCGCTATCCGGCGGCAGAGAAGGGCGGCAGAGATATGGTTGTTGCCACATCCCGGCCGGAAACCATGTTCGGAGACGTGGCGATCGCGGTGAGCCCGGAGGATGAACGCTACGCCGACATGATCGGACAGAAGGTGATTCTGCCTCTGGTGGGAAGGGAAATTCCCATTATCGCGGACCCGTATCCCGACCCGGAGAAGGGTACCGGCGCCGTAAAAATCACGCCGGCGCACGACCCCAACGACTTTGAGGTGGGACAGCGGCACGATCTGGAGATTATCTCCTGCATTAACCCGGATGCAACGATGAATGAAAACGCCGGAAAATATGCGGGAATGGATCGCTACGAGTGCCGGAAACAGTGGGTCGCCGATCTGGAGGAAGCCGGATATCTGGTGAAGACCGACAACATGGTGATTCCGGTAGGCGAATGCTACCGCTGCCATACAGTCATCGAGCCGATGCTGTCGGATCAGTGGTTTGTGAAAATGGAGGAGCTGGCGAAGCCGGCTATCGAGGCGGCGGAATCCGGGAAACTTAAGCATGTGCCGGAGCGGTTCCAGAAAACCTATCTGAGATGGCTCCGGGAGATCCGGGACTGGTGCATCTCCCGTCAGCTCTGGTGGGGACATCGGATTCCCGCCTGGTACTGCGATGACTGCGGCGAGATCATCGTCAGCGAGACGGATCCCGATGTATGTCCAAAATGCGGAGGCCGTCACCTGCGGCAGGACGAGGACGTGCTGGACACCTGGTTCTCCTCGGCGCTGTGGCCGTTTTCGACACTGGGGTGGCCGGAGAAGACGCCGGAGCTCGACTACTTCTACCCGACCAACGTGCTGGTCACCGGCTACGACATCATCTTCTTCTGGATTGTCCGTATGGTTTTCTCCGGCTGCGAGGCCATGGGAGAACCGCCTTTTGAATACGTGTACGTCCACGGACTGGTCCGGGACGCGCAGGGACGGAAGATGAGCAAATCCCTGGGCAACGGCATCGATCCGCTGGAGGAAATTGACAAATACGGAGCGGACGCGCTGCGCTTCATGCTGATTACCGGAATTACGCCGGGCAACGATATGCGTTATCAGGACGAGCGCATCATCGCCGCGAGAAATTTTGCGAATAAGCTGTGGAACGCGGCCCGCTTCCTGATCATGAATATTCAGGATGAGGACGGTGAAATGCTGCCCATGGCGAAATGCTGCAGCGAGTGCTGCGGAATGGCCTGCGCCGATACCGACAACTTCTCCTGCATTGCACTTCGCGATGAGGACAAATGGATGATCAGCCGGATCAACGACGCGGTCCGCTATGTGACCGACACGATGGAGAAATTCGACCTGGCTCTGGCGGGCCAGAGGGTCTACGACCTGATATGGAACGAGTATTGCGACTGGTATATCGAGATAATCAAAAAGCGCTTCTGGAGTGATGACGAGGAGGACAAGAAGACGGCCCGCTTCGTCGCGATCTACGCCATGAAGAATATGCTGAAGCTGCTGCATCCCTTCATGCCCTTCATCACCGAGGAAATCTGGAGCTACCTGCCGCACTCGGAGGAGGAGAGCCGGGGAGGAAACGGTTATTTAATCAGTGCGGCGTGGCCGACCGCCGGCGAGGGAAAACACTTTGCCGCAGAGGAGGCGATTCTGAATACGGCGATGGAGGCGATTACTGCCATCCGGAACATCCGGGGCGAGGCCGGGGCGCCGCCGTCGCGGAAGCTGACTGCCGTTATCGTTGCGCAGGGAGAGGATCTCAGCCGCATCCGCGAGGGTGAACGCTATATCCGGGAACTGGCGAACCTCACTGAGATTGCCTTTGCGGAAACAAAGGACGGCGTGCCTGAGGACGCCATGTCTGCCGTGATTGCCGGCGCACAGATTTTCATCCCGCTGGAAGAACTGGTGGATCTCGATGCAGAGCTTGAACGGCTGACAAAGGAAAAACAGCGGCTGACAAAAGAAGTCGAGCGGGCGGAGAAGAAGCTGTCCAATCCCGGCTTTGTCGCGAAGGCCCCGGAGAAGGTGGTCGAAGAGGAAAAGACCAAGAAGGCGCGTTACGAGGAAATGCTGGAGAAGGTGAGCCAGCAGCTGGCGAACGTAGAGAAGAAGGCGGGGAAATGA
- a CDS encoding ATP-binding protein, which yields MNREKILKTISVALFVSMSALIRFNFITEGFIVAMSVLIMGIFIYCYEDLSPMYIAALSGIFSPMFRLILTYVQDGRLQYTLETVLPDMGFFFTYGILYTLIYRFLIDGPKTLRNFTFVIPFCDFFGNVGEMTIRSILAGHSLFTVEILTYLGIIALVRTALVLVVLVAIESYSSFLVRREHDEVYKRLLTQASVVDSEMRLMEKNESDVEEVMKKAYNLYKEAGADPEVPHRFTTQILEIAKNTHEVKADYQNVISVLQEDYLDKIGNQSMLMSEICKLEKANVMNLIRRRGYRASVTVRGQVDFKVHDSFKMMSVVRNLLTNSAEAIGTEQGRIMLTLSAEVREIHDVRGEARALYYRITVYDNGPGIEKEDLDTIFLDGYSTKFNRDTGYIQRGLGLNVVRDYVENVFHGTIAVDSRPGKFTEFTLLIPAKQMEEDSQ from the coding sequence ATGAACAGAGAAAAGATCTTGAAAACAATATCGGTTGCGTTATTTGTGTCGATGTCGGCGCTGATCCGCTTCAATTTTATTACGGAGGGTTTCATCGTCGCGATGTCGGTGCTGATTATGGGCATCTTCATTTATTGCTATGAGGATCTGTCTCCGATGTATATCGCGGCGCTGTCCGGAATTTTTTCGCCGATGTTCCGTCTGATTCTGACATATGTCCAGGACGGGAGACTGCAGTACACGCTGGAAACGGTGCTGCCGGACATGGGTTTTTTTTTCACCTACGGAATTCTGTACACGCTGATTTACCGCTTCCTGATTGACGGCCCCAAGACGCTGCGGAACTTTACCTTTGTCATTCCGTTCTGTGACTTTTTCGGCAATGTGGGAGAGATGACGATACGGAGTATCCTGGCGGGGCATTCTTTGTTCACGGTGGAAATTCTGACTTATCTGGGAATCATCGCCCTCGTGCGTACCGCGCTGGTGTTGGTGGTGCTGGTGGCGATCGAGTCCTACTCAAGCTTTCTGGTGCGGCGGGAACACGACGAGGTGTACAAACGGCTGCTGACTCAGGCTTCGGTTGTGGACAGTGAGATGCGCCTGATGGAAAAAAACGAATCTGATGTGGAAGAAGTTATGAAAAAGGCGTATAATCTCTATAAGGAAGCCGGAGCGGATCCGGAGGTCCCTCATCGCTTCACGACTCAGATTCTGGAAATCGCCAAGAATACGCATGAGGTCAAGGCGGATTATCAGAACGTGATTTCTGTTCTTCAGGAGGATTATCTGGATAAGATTGGAAATCAGTCGATGCTGATGAGCGAAATCTGCAAGCTGGAGAAGGCTAATGTCATGAATTTGATCCGGCGGAGAGGATACCGTGCGTCCGTCACGGTCCGCGGCCAGGTGGATTTCAAGGTGCACGACAGCTTCAAGATGATGTCGGTCGTCCGGAATCTGCTGACTAACTCTGCGGAGGCTATCGGGACCGAACAGGGCCGAATCATGCTTACTCTGAGCGCCGAGGTCCGCGAGATTCATGATGTCCGCGGGGAAGCCAGAGCGCTGTATTATCGCATCACGGTTTACGACAACGGTCCCGGCATCGAGAAGGAGGACCTTGACACGATTTTTTTGGACGGGTATTCTACAAAATTCAACAGGGATACGGGGTATATCCAGCGGGGGCTTGGACTGAATGTGGTCCGGGATTATGTGGAAAACGTATTTCATGGAACAATCGCCGTGGACAGCAGGCCGGGAAAGTTCACTGAATTTACGCTGCTGATTCCGGCGAAGCAGATGGAAGAGGACTCGCAATGA
- a CDS encoding DNA-binding domain-containing protein has product MKYYIVDDNIATVKSLANTIRSREIGEVCGYSTDPEAAMEEILEERPDIVLVDLLMSEMDGISLVERLRKSGSGSAFVMLSKVTDKEMIGNAYKAGVEFFIHKPVNITEVEKVLGNVAEKIKMRRIMEDLRELFGEGGNKKEPAEDTLPEESPVNEELQSLDMIFNMLGMLGEKGTREIRDVYVCMRDCGCGYDKVILSRVAEERGDSVKNLEQRIRRAMKKGLTNVASAALADYESEVFQIYGNYVFDFKSVRDEMDFLEGKSKSGGRVSISHFMEGLILYGNSIR; this is encoded by the coding sequence ATGAAGTATTACATAGTGGATGATAATATCGCGACGGTCAAATCGCTTGCAAACACCATACGGAGCCGTGAGATCGGCGAGGTGTGCGGATATTCGACGGATCCGGAGGCTGCGATGGAGGAGATTCTCGAGGAGAGACCGGATATCGTGCTTGTGGATCTGCTGATGAGCGAGATGGACGGGATTTCTCTGGTGGAGCGGCTGCGGAAGAGCGGAAGCGGCTCTGCCTTTGTTATGCTCTCCAAGGTCACGGACAAAGAGATGATCGGCAACGCCTATAAGGCGGGCGTGGAGTTCTTCATCCACAAGCCGGTCAATATTACCGAGGTGGAAAAGGTCCTCGGCAATGTTGCGGAGAAAATTAAAATGAGGAGAATCATGGAGGATCTCCGCGAGCTTTTCGGTGAGGGCGGGAACAAAAAGGAGCCCGCTGAGGATACGCTCCCGGAGGAGTCTCCGGTGAACGAGGAGCTTCAGAGTCTGGACATGATCTTCAATATGCTCGGAATGCTGGGCGAGAAGGGAACCCGGGAGATCCGGGACGTCTACGTCTGTATGAGGGACTGCGGCTGCGGCTACGACAAAGTAATTCTGAGCCGGGTGGCGGAGGAACGGGGCGATTCGGTAAAAAACCTGGAACAGCGCATCCGCCGCGCCATGAAAAAGGGTCTGACGAATGTGGCCAGCGCGGCGCTTGCTGATTATGAAAGCGAGGTCTTCCAGATATACGGAAATTACGTTTTTGATTTCAAGTCGGTACGGGACGAGATGGATTTCCTGGAGGGAAAAAGCAAAAGCGGCGGCAGGGTCAGTATTTCCCATTTCATGGAGGGGCTGATTCTCTACGGAAACTCCATCCGGTGA